A single window of Dendropsophus ebraccatus isolate aDenEbr1 chromosome 5, aDenEbr1.pat, whole genome shotgun sequence DNA harbors:
- the LOC138792260 gene encoding olfactory receptor 56B34-like — MSMANKSDVFEFVLIGFPGLPEKYHIVFGCLIFLIYNLSLCANLTVIVLIFLKEHLHQPMYIIIASLAISDLLFDTTTLPKIIAKYWFGAGSMTFVGCFLQMTIVHTLNPLDSLIIMFMAIDRYVAICKPLRYHSIISNRLIIFVCIALYLVTVVIGLCVMSLAYVLPYAGSNKIKNCFCSIGTVAVTTYVDPAPTLWKAYCIGLGCHLGPLSFIIFSYSIIIIKICSSTRSESWNKAFYTCVTHWFVIGTYNVPRLLVYTYEQTQKPQVDVYVSLICLYTFVPHSASPIIFCLRNEEIKRTL, encoded by the coding sequence ATGTCAATGGCCAATAAATCAGACGTTTTCGAGTTTGTCCTCATCGGATTCCCTGGTCTTCCAGAAAAATATCATATTGTGTTTGGGTGTCTTATTTTCCTGATCTATAATCTGTCACTTTGTGCAAACCTCACAGTAATCGTGTTGATCTTCCTTAAAGAACATTTACATCAACCAATGTACATTATAATCGCAAGTCTGGCCATCTCCGACCTTCTGTTTGACACCACAACTTTGCCAAAAATCATCGCCAAGTATTGGTTTGGAGCTGGATCCATGACCTTTGTTGGATGTTTCCTACAGATGACCATTGTCCATACCCTGAATCCTCTTGACTCCCTAATCATCATGTTTATGGCCATTGACCGCTATGTAGCCATTTGTAAGCCCCTCCGGTATCACTCCATCATTAGTAACAGATTAATTATATTTGTTTGCATAGCGTTATATTTGGTAACTGTGGTGATCGGACTTTGTGTCATGTCTTTGGCGTACGTTCTTCCATACGCTGGCTCAAATAAGATTAAGAACTGTTTCTGTTCTATCGGTACTGTTGCCGTCACGACTTATGTTGATCCAGCTCCGACTCTTTGGAAAGCTTATTGTATTGGTTTAGGCTGTCACCTGGGCCCGTTATCTTTCATCATATTCTCTTATAGCATCATCATCATAAAAATCTGCTCTTCAACGCGATCAGAGAGCTGGAATAAAGCCTTCTACACCTGCGTGACCCACTGGTTCGTCATCGGAACCTACAATGTCCCGAGGCTCCTTGTTTACACCTATGAACAGACACAAAAGCCACAGGTGGACGTCTACGTCTCTCTGATCTGTCTGTACACCTTTGTGCCGCACTCCGCCAGTCCCATCATATTTTGTCTCAGAAATGAAGAAATTAAAAGAACTTTG